A genomic segment from Nicotiana tabacum cultivar K326 chromosome 7, ASM71507v2, whole genome shotgun sequence encodes:
- the LOC107783242 gene encoding uncharacterized protein LOC107783242 has protein sequence MAIGTEEDNTTTRTSATGSGSSCPSIDHNHPRYLQPMDTPGSSLVSIQLTGSDNYALWSRAMRIGLLGKSKLGFVDGRFPKSKFEPELHDLWEKVNAVVLSWIMNAVRPGLLSSVLYACSAHKVWEDLKERFDKVNSSRVLFLHREMHNLTQGTMTVSDYFSKLRDLWDEFDALMPCPGCPCPESKLYAQHFEAQRLLQFLTGLNDSYAQSRSQIMMMTPVPTINKAYSLLVNQESQRNLASMAQVTQLAKGLESTALYGNKSSNVTSGGYIQRKNNVQCDYYHYKRAYQRELLQANRLST, from the coding sequence ATGGCGATTGGCACTGAAGAAGATAATACAACAACTCGTACATCAGCTACTGGTTCTGGTTCGTCATGTCCTTCTATAGATCACAATCACCCCCGGTACCTACAACCAATGGACACACCAGGTAGTTCTCTAGTCTCTATTCAGTTGACTGGATCTGATAACTATGCCTTGTGGAGTCGTGCTATGCGAATTGGTCTGTTAGGTAAAAGTAAGTTAGGTTTTGTTGATGGAAGGTTTCCAAAGTCTAAATTCGAACCAGAACTTCATGATCTGTGGGAAAAGGTCAATGCTGTTGTGTTGTCATGGATAATGAATGCAGTGAGACCTGGTCTGTTGAGTAGTGTTCTATATGCATGTAGTGCTCATAAGGTGTGGGAAGATCTAAAAGAAAGATTCGACAAAGTGAATAGCTCTAGAGTATTGTTTCTTCATAGAGAAATGCACAATTTGACTCAAGGAACCATGACTGTATCAGATTACTTCTCAAAACTGAgagatttatgggatgagtttgATGCTCTAATGCCTTGCCCAGGGTGTCCATGTCCTGAGTCCAAGCTATATGCTCAGCACTTTGAGGCTCAAAGACTGTTGCAGTTTCTTACTGGCTTGAATGATTCCTATGCACAATCCAGAAGTCAGATTATGATGATGACTCCAGTACCTACTATCAACAAGGCTTATTCACTTCTTGTTAATCAAGAGAGTCAAAGAAATCTAGCAAGCATGGCCCAGGTTACACAGCTTGCAAAAGGTCTAGAGAGCACTGCCCTGTATGGGAACAAAAGTTCAAATGTCACCAGTGGAGGTTATATACAAAGAAAGAATAATGTTCAGTGTGATTACTATCATTACAAAAGGGCATACCAAAGAGAATTGCTTCAAGCTAATAGGCTATCCACCTGA